In the Desulfonatronovibrio magnus genome, GGCAGGCAAATTGACACAGATGTTTTTGTTTATGCTTGAATGAATAAGAACATTCAAGCATAAGGCATCAGCCGCTTACGCGGCGAGGTGCTGCCCTATTATCTGGGTGCATCAGATCAAAAGTTTACGTTCTTCCTTTGTTAACTTAGTGCCTTAGTGGTGTAATATTCTTTTTCTTTTTAACAGATACAAATACCCAGTTTGGCCTTGGGCCAGATGTCTTTCAGAAACATGCTCTCGCCCCAGCCGTGGTGAGCTATGATTACATCCGGATTAAAGCCGCTGTATCTTAATTTTTGAGCTGCGTTGAAGCAGGCTTCAGCCCGGATAACCTTGGTTTCAAAGTCTGATACCCAGGGGTGTATTCCAGGGGTTGTACCTTTGCTGACAGCATAAGGCACAATATCTATGCCCTGCCAGTTTCTGGTTTTGACCTGCTTGAGGATCATGGCTGTTACATTGTGTCCCCGGGCTGCAAGAGCAGGGGCCAGGTGTTTGAACTGGCCTGGAAAGTTTTGATGGATGAATAGTATGTTCATGCAGCAAAAAAATAAGCCCGCTGAAATTATTCAGCGGGCGGTGGGAATTATTTGTTAAGCATCTCTGAGAGTGCTCTGGCATATCCGTTTCTGGTGGTTTGGTAGACTGCCGTTTCATTTTTCAGTTCTTCAATCTTTTTATCCACAAACTGGATGGAAGCAATCTGCTGCTTTGCTTCCTCAGGAAGGGTTTCTGTGTCGTACTGTTTTCCATCAATAGTAATGGTCGGCAATTACTCACTCCTTTTGTTACGTGTTAAAAGTTATCACTAAGTGTTAATGGTTGAAGCATAAAGCCTCAAAATGTCAGGCTGTCAGGCTACATGCACGTCTGGACATCCAGACATAAAATACATCTGCAAAACTGAATTTTCGAAAAATACAAGAAATACAGTATTTTGCATGGATAATTTAGATGTCCGTTTATTCTGATGCTGAAAAAAGGGTAACTATTCACCATGTTGCGAGATGAGCCTGTATCCTGATTTGTTTTCTGTTGCTGCAAACTCCCAGCATGAGCCCGTAAGTCAAAACCATTAATTCTTTCAAGTAGCCTAGAGGTCTTCCCTGTCCATGATTTTGACTAACGGGCTCAGGGCTGGTCAAACAAGCAGCAATGGCGAAAACAAATCAGGATGCAGGCTTTATCTGAAAGTAGAATAATGTGGTGAACAGATACAAAAAAGGTTCATCCGAATGACGCGTATTACTGAAAATTGAAGTGTCCCTTTCTCAGTAAGAAAAAACAATTTTCTTCCAGCCATAATTAATATATTTCTGGCTTTTTACGTTTTTGCTGAATTCCTGAATCCAAAGCTCTCTTGTATCGCTAAAATCAATCAGCACCTTTTCCATATCCACATGTTCCACCCAGCCATGTCCGTATTGGTTGAGGCTGCTCGTGTCTACATAATGTCCTG is a window encoding:
- a CDS encoding DUF6447 family protein, whose translation is MPTITIDGKQYDTETLPEEAKQQIASIQFVDKKIEELKNETAVYQTTRNGYARALSEMLNK